Proteins encoded by one window of Streptomyces uncialis:
- a CDS encoding tyrosine-type recombinase/integrase, whose amino-acid sequence MPAVVQLPVGKALTVRAAADVFLDSLGNPNTVRSYGAGVGKTAERIGEGRPLASVADDEIGEALEVLWGRSAVNTWNARRASVLSWLGWCGERGYDGPAVPAWAKRMPPPDSQTPARSKMVVDRLIARREVHLREKTLWRMLYETAARAEEILGVNVEELDLAGRRAPVKAKGSAVRRRGGRGREDFVLETVYWDAGTARLLPRLIKGRTRGPVFVTHRRPGPGKMLSARDVCPDTGLARLSYGQARALLDQHTAHAGPGTGWDLHEYRHSGLTHLGEQGASLLMLMAKSRHKKVENVRRYFKPSAAAIADVTALLAPGDARR is encoded by the coding sequence GTGCCCGCCGTCGTACAACTGCCCGTCGGGAAGGCGCTCACGGTCCGCGCCGCGGCCGACGTCTTCCTGGACTCGCTCGGCAACCCGAACACGGTCCGGAGCTACGGGGCCGGGGTGGGCAAGACCGCCGAGCGGATCGGCGAGGGCCGGCCGCTGGCGTCGGTCGCGGACGACGAGATCGGCGAGGCCCTGGAGGTGCTGTGGGGCCGGTCCGCGGTGAACACCTGGAACGCGCGCCGGGCATCGGTCCTGTCCTGGCTGGGCTGGTGCGGCGAGCGTGGGTACGACGGCCCGGCGGTCCCGGCCTGGGCGAAGCGGATGCCCCCGCCCGACTCGCAGACCCCGGCCCGGTCGAAGATGGTGGTCGACCGGCTGATCGCGCGCCGGGAGGTGCACCTGCGGGAGAAGACGCTGTGGCGGATGCTCTACGAGACCGCTGCCCGCGCCGAGGAGATTCTGGGCGTCAACGTCGAGGAGCTGGATCTCGCCGGGCGCCGGGCCCCGGTGAAGGCCAAGGGCTCCGCCGTCCGCCGCCGGGGCGGCCGGGGCCGCGAGGACTTCGTGCTGGAGACGGTCTACTGGGACGCCGGCACCGCGCGGCTCCTGCCCCGGCTGATCAAGGGCCGCACCCGCGGGCCGGTGTTCGTCACCCACCGCCGCCCCGGACCCGGCAAGATGCTCTCAGCCCGGGACGTCTGCCCAGACACCGGCCTAGCCCGCCTCTCCTACGGCCAGGCCCGCGCTCTGCTCGACCAGCACACCGCGCACGCGGGGCCGGGCACCGGCTGGGACCTGCACGAGTACCGCCACTCCGGCTTGACCCACCTCGGCGAGCAGGGTGCGTCGCTGCTGATGCTGATGGCCAAGTCCCGGCACAAGAAGGTCGAGAACGTCCGCCGGTACTTCAAACCCTCGGCGGCCGCCATCGCGGACGTCACCGCTCTGCTCGCGCCCGGGGACGCCCGCCGCTGA
- a CDS encoding PASTA domain-containing protein yields MRNTSSGPAPFEPGLEAELRAAVASFADGPAAPVVDAAAIERSVSRSRTRRALLGTAAACCVLACATVGFFALKPVPPAPGASPSLSPPANGACTPLATGTPKSGSADATPTQEQERTAGAGIALPDLAGMPVEQAGSLLRGLGLSCTIMRHTDWNAPAGQVISSAPRGGAEPVAPGSSVLLLVSTGKPGRT; encoded by the coding sequence GTGAGGAACACGTCGTCCGGACCGGCCCCGTTCGAGCCGGGCCTCGAAGCCGAGCTGCGTGCCGCGGTGGCCTCCTTCGCCGACGGGCCGGCGGCGCCGGTCGTCGACGCGGCCGCGATCGAGCGATCCGTCAGCCGCAGCCGCACCCGCCGGGCGCTCCTCGGCACCGCTGCGGCGTGCTGCGTGCTGGCGTGCGCCACGGTGGGGTTCTTCGCGCTGAAGCCCGTGCCGCCCGCGCCCGGCGCCTCCCCGTCCCTGTCCCCACCGGCGAACGGGGCGTGCACCCCGCTCGCCACCGGCACCCCCAAGAGCGGAAGCGCCGATGCGACTCCGACACAGGAGCAGGAGCGGACCGCGGGAGCGGGCATCGCGCTGCCGGACCTGGCCGGCATGCCGGTCGAACAGGCCGGAAGCCTGCTGCGCGGACTCGGACTGAGCTGCACGATCATGCGGCACACGGACTGGAACGCTCCCGCCGGGCAGGTGATCAGCAGTGCCCCCCGGGGCGGCGCAGAACCGGTGGCACCGGGCTCGTCCGTCCTCCTGCTGGTCTCGACGGGCAAACCCGGCAGAACCTGA
- a CDS encoding SigE family RNA polymerase sigma factor, translated as MGFTEFVAQRSGALFRTAYALTGDVHVAEDLVQETLERACRQWRKVAVADSPEAYVRKVLVNLANDRWRRLSRRGERPGLSGVPETADPRDRFGQVDLRAELIEALLGLPMGMRSVVVLYYLHDLDARQVADVLDISSSAVRSQLARGLAKLRDSVSGAQAPHTPSAAFGGTK; from the coding sequence ATCGGATTCACGGAGTTCGTCGCACAGCGGTCGGGAGCGTTGTTCCGCACCGCGTATGCGCTGACCGGTGACGTGCACGTGGCCGAGGATCTGGTGCAGGAGACGCTGGAGCGGGCGTGCCGACAGTGGCGGAAGGTCGCGGTGGCGGACTCGCCGGAGGCGTACGTGCGCAAAGTGCTGGTCAACCTGGCCAACGACCGCTGGCGGCGGCTGTCGCGCCGGGGCGAGCGCCCCGGGCTGTCGGGGGTGCCCGAGACGGCCGACCCCCGGGACCGGTTCGGGCAGGTGGATCTGCGCGCGGAACTGATCGAGGCACTGCTCGGGCTGCCGATGGGCATGCGCAGCGTGGTGGTCCTGTACTACCTGCACGATCTGGACGCCCGGCAGGTCGCCGACGTCCTGGACATCTCTTCGAGTGCGGTGAGGTCCCAGCTCGCCCGCGGCCTGGCCAAGCTGCGCGATTCCGTATCGGGCGCCCAGGCGCCGCACACGCCGTCGGCCGCTTTCGGAGGTACGAAGTGA
- a CDS encoding TetR/AcrR family transcriptional regulator — MRAPRTPRERWIEEGLRALAEAGPDAVRVEALAKRIGVTKGGFYGYFTDRDALLVAMLDTWERESTDEVVDRVEREGGDAKSKAHRAGTLTFSGDRLLPIDLAVRAWARRDEAVAERLRRVDNRRMDLVREVIGSFCADPMEVEARSLLAFCAAIGGHFLAADHGAFTREQVFHRAADLLLDRSPGEGDDPSPPGSG, encoded by the coding sequence GTGCGCGCACCACGGACGCCGCGGGAGAGATGGATCGAGGAGGGCCTGCGGGCGCTGGCCGAGGCCGGTCCCGACGCCGTCCGCGTCGAGGCGCTCGCCAAGCGGATCGGCGTCACGAAGGGCGGCTTCTACGGATACTTCACCGACCGGGACGCGCTGCTGGTGGCCATGCTCGACACCTGGGAGCGGGAGAGCACCGACGAGGTCGTCGACCGTGTCGAACGGGAGGGCGGTGACGCGAAGTCCAAGGCCCATCGCGCGGGCACGCTCACCTTCTCCGGTGACCGGCTGCTGCCCATCGATCTCGCGGTCCGGGCGTGGGCCCGGCGGGACGAAGCCGTCGCGGAGCGGTTGCGGCGGGTCGACAACCGCCGGATGGATCTGGTGCGTGAGGTGATCGGCTCCTTCTGCGCCGATCCGATGGAGGTGGAGGCGCGCAGTCTGCTCGCCTTCTGCGCGGCGATCGGGGGCCACTTCCTGGCGGCGGACCACGGGGCGTTCACCCGGGAGCAGGTGTTCCACCGTGCCGCGGATCTGCTTCTCGACCGGTCCCCCGGGGAGGGGGACGATCCGTCTCCGCCCGGGAGCGGCTGA
- a CDS encoding tellurium resistance protein TerA, translated as MAEHDGQGTGDRPRGVIRLRPPDPSAPPPDPSAPAPGPAKPPPPTPTVTATPPPAPPPVRTPPAPPSVRTPAPVRSRPDVTRPVIATRTRPRTPGPGARGVPEAAPPPPPVLSSASPQARITGRGILQANLNWASGVDADLDLGCLVAFPDGGGLAVQALGEAYGSLDEWPYVALDQDDRTGASADGETLRVNLAHTARFERLLFYVYVYEGAVDFRRLGATVTVTAPGEAGCRIPLDDSPAGAVACAVALVRPAVGGLSVRREARWFRPVDGLWIHQQLDQAYGFGFEWTYATKPSRG; from the coding sequence ATGGCTGAACACGACGGACAGGGGACGGGCGACCGCCCCCGTGGGGTGATCCGGCTGCGCCCCCCGGACCCGTCCGCCCCGCCCCCGGACCCGTCCGCCCCGGCCCCGGGCCCGGCCAAGCCCCCGCCTCCGACCCCGACGGTGACCGCGACCCCGCCGCCCGCCCCGCCCCCGGTACGCACACCTCCCGCCCCGCCGTCGGTACGGACACCCGCCCCCGTCCGGTCCCGGCCCGACGTGACCCGCCCGGTGATCGCGACCCGGACCCGCCCCCGTACCCCCGGACCCGGTGCGCGAGGGGTGCCGGAAGCCGCGCCGCCGCCCCCGCCCGTCCTCTCCTCCGCCAGCCCGCAGGCCCGGATCACCGGCCGGGGAATCCTCCAGGCCAACCTCAACTGGGCGTCCGGCGTGGACGCCGACCTGGACCTCGGCTGCCTGGTCGCGTTCCCCGACGGCGGCGGGCTCGCGGTGCAGGCCCTCGGCGAGGCGTACGGGTCGCTCGACGAGTGGCCGTACGTGGCCCTCGACCAGGACGACCGCACCGGCGCCTCGGCCGACGGCGAGACCCTGCGGGTCAATCTCGCGCACACCGCCCGCTTCGAGCGCCTGCTGTTCTACGTGTACGTCTACGAGGGCGCCGTCGACTTCCGCCGCCTCGGCGCCACGGTCACCGTGACCGCGCCCGGCGAGGCGGGCTGCCGCATCCCGCTGGACGACTCCCCGGCCGGGGCGGTCGCGTGCGCCGTCGCCCTGGTCCGTCCGGCGGTCGGCGGGCTCTCCGTACGCCGGGAGGCCCGCTGGTTCCGGCCGGTGGACGGGCTGTGGATACATCAGCAGCTGGACCAGGCGTACGGCTTCGGGTTCGAGTGGACCTACGCCACGAAGCCGTCCCGGGGCTGA